A window of Proteiniborus sp. DW1 contains these coding sequences:
- a CDS encoding YwmB family TATA-box binding protein, with product MKIIKNFLLIGLIVILTFINSTYAEKENLKDEGLLVKVFEETGADFSSLNLNFNGIINEVYKDDQHLKVMIQDILGKLDLTELAINPHNGEEYLSSHTETFNSSHLFAYGKDKDDNNITIILYSYLDKEKNNAETSIVVDVSVYGDYDETDKIIKKINSLYKSYNIKAEFTYCIIGTFEGELNKSDMIKKITKALSVADGYKVEGLIEEDIVSISAYSPNLDKILYTGNKKMNLNIALSYNEYEGKTYITMGYPIITIGY from the coding sequence ATGAAAATTATAAAAAACTTTTTATTAATTGGGCTTATAGTAATACTGACATTTATTAATTCTACATATGCAGAAAAAGAAAATCTTAAGGATGAAGGACTATTAGTAAAAGTCTTTGAAGAAACAGGAGCAGATTTTTCTAGCCTTAACCTCAATTTTAATGGTATAATAAACGAAGTATATAAGGATGACCAGCACTTAAAAGTCATGATACAAGATATTTTAGGTAAACTAGACTTAACTGAGCTAGCAATAAATCCACATAATGGAGAAGAATACTTAAGTTCTCATACTGAAACCTTTAATAGCTCACATCTATTTGCATATGGGAAAGACAAAGATGATAATAACATAACAATAATACTGTATTCTTACTTGGATAAGGAAAAAAATAATGCAGAAACTAGTATTGTAGTAGATGTTTCAGTTTATGGAGATTATGATGAAACTGACAAGATTATAAAGAAAATTAATAGTTTGTATAAAAGTTACAACATCAAAGCAGAATTTACCTATTGCATTATTGGCACATTTGAGGGAGAATTGAATAAGAGTGATATGATTAAAAAAATAACAAAAGCGCTTTCTGTAGCAGATGGTTATAAGGTGGAAGGTTTGATAGAAGAAGATATTGTAAGTATCTCTGCTTATTCACCAAACTTAGATAAAATACTATATACAGGAAATAAAAAGATGAATTTAAACATTGCATTGAGCTATAATGAATATGAGGGGAAAACATATATAACTATGGGGTACCCGATTATTACAATAGGATACTAG